From the genome of Turicibacter faecis, one region includes:
- a CDS encoding sigma-70 family RNA polymerase sigma factor, which translates to MNYVEVTDQKESLNTKTRKNRNQKKEAMSRVPESAHNLLMRKHSNDYQYNLEYLKKYRLEHDQSALEWLIFNNTNLVHKIIGRYTKFYHHKLDYDDLFSVGLEGLMKAIEKFDFNYDNNFSTYATYWIKQAVTRAIADEGFTIRIPVHMFESINQVMRYEQKADQGDEPIDVTDLCGELNIPKEKYEAVKRVQTYMLKPTSLNGFVSKEDEDTELQDLISNDNELVSEGTSRLYDNPEKKAMDEDLKNYMDKMILNLNPREQFVITHRFGLNGAERKTLEEIGAIEGVTRERIRQIEAKAMRKLRTLLIRYKEYLIH; encoded by the coding sequence ATGAACTATGTGGAGGTCACTGACCAAAAGGAAAGTTTGAATACAAAGACGAGGAAGAATCGAAATCAAAAAAAAGAGGCGATGAGCCGCGTGCCAGAGAGCGCACATAATCTTTTAATGAGAAAGCATTCAAATGATTATCAATATAATTTGGAGTATTTAAAAAAATATCGTTTAGAACATGATCAGTCGGCGCTTGAATGGTTAATTTTTAATAATACTAATTTAGTTCACAAGATTATCGGACGGTATACTAAATTTTATCACCATAAGTTAGATTACGATGATTTATTTTCAGTTGGACTCGAAGGATTGATGAAGGCGATTGAAAAATTTGATTTTAATTACGATAATAATTTTTCAACCTATGCAACGTACTGGATTAAGCAAGCAGTCACGCGAGCAATTGCAGATGAGGGATTTACGATTCGGATTCCTGTGCATATGTTTGAGTCGATTAATCAGGTGATGCGTTATGAACAAAAAGCGGATCAAGGTGACGAACCTATTGATGTGACCGATTTGTGTGGGGAGTTAAATATTCCAAAGGAGAAGTACGAGGCGGTAAAGCGTGTGCAAACCTACATGTTAAAGCCCACCTCTTTAAATGGGTTTGTATCAAAAGAGGATGAGGACACCGAATTACAAGATTTAATCTCAAACGACAACGAGTTGGTGTCAGAAGGAACCTCACGCTTGTACGATAATCCAGAAAAAAAAGCAATGGATGAGGATTTAAAGAATTATATGGATAAAATGATTTTAAATTTAAACCCTCGTGAACAGTTTGTTATTACTCATCGTTTTGGTTTAAATGGAGCCGAACGAAAGACGTTGGAAGAAATTGGTGCGATTGAAGGCGTGACGAGGGAGCGCATCCGACAAATTGAAGCGAAAGCCATGCGGAAGTTACGAACACTTCTCATTCGATATAAAGAGTATTTAATTCATTAA
- the galE gene encoding UDP-glucose 4-epimerase GalE: MKVLVTGGAGYIGRTVVSALEDHGHTPIILDSLVTGRKEFTEGKIFYQGDIADRQVLEKIFSDHPEIKHCIHFAALIVVPDSVANPYEYYKENVAKSLELFKNLHEFGCDNIVFSSSASVYDVVPGFKVTEESPLKPSCPYARTKYMMEMVLQDFCHAYGMHGIALRYFNPIGADPKLRSGSHVQFPSHVLAKLLEAASSDETVFNITGVNWPTRDGSGIRDYIHVWDLAMAHVKALENFDQAFAHAENPNDSYLVINLGTGNGVTVKELVSIFETVLGREVNKKETDPRSGDVAGAYASCERAKKLIDWEAKYTIEDGIRDAFRWDDIRETILNYN, from the coding sequence ATGAAAGTATTAGTAACTGGAGGAGCGGGATATATTGGACGTACAGTTGTTTCTGCTCTTGAAGATCATGGACATACCCCAATTATTTTAGATTCACTCGTAACAGGACGTAAAGAATTTACGGAAGGGAAAATTTTTTATCAAGGGGATATTGCGGATCGTCAAGTGTTAGAAAAAATCTTTTCTGATCACCCAGAAATTAAGCATTGCATTCATTTTGCTGCATTAATTGTTGTTCCCGATTCAGTGGCGAACCCTTATGAATATTACAAAGAAAATGTAGCCAAATCATTAGAATTATTTAAAAATTTACATGAATTTGGTTGCGATAATATTGTCTTCTCTTCTTCGGCTTCTGTTTATGATGTCGTTCCAGGGTTTAAAGTGACAGAGGAGTCTCCGTTAAAACCATCTTGTCCATACGCACGAACAAAATATATGATGGAAATGGTGTTACAAGATTTCTGTCATGCGTATGGAATGCATGGAATTGCTCTTCGCTATTTTAATCCAATTGGTGCTGATCCAAAATTACGCTCAGGATCTCATGTTCAGTTTCCATCGCACGTACTAGCAAAATTATTAGAGGCTGCTTCAAGCGATGAAACAGTGTTTAATATTACAGGTGTGAATTGGCCAACGCGTGATGGTTCAGGAATTCGCGATTATATCCACGTTTGGGATTTAGCAATGGCACACGTTAAAGCATTAGAAAACTTTGATCAAGCGTTTGCCCATGCAGAGAACCCGAATGATTCTTATTTAGTGATTAATTTAGGAACAGGTAATGGGGTAACAGTTAAAGAGCTAGTTTCAATCTTCGAAACCGTTTTAGGGCGTGAAGTGAACAAGAAAGAAACAGATCCTCGTTCAGGAGATGTTGCAGGAGCTTATGCAAGCTGCGAACGTGCGAAAAAATTAATCGATTGGGAAGCGAAATATACGATTGAAGATGGTATTCGAGATGCTTTCCGTTGGGATGATATCCGCGAAACGATTTTAAACTATAATTAG
- a CDS encoding VanZ family protein encodes MKRKVKWCLLLGWMIVIFLFSHQTGQQSSESSGLVEKLFSIFPFLPDQILGVELHFLIRKAAHFTEYFILYLLMFSVFIDYAVLRRVLLYTLFGVFLYACTDEWHQLFVPGRVGSFKDVCIDTAGGTLAMGLILLSYYIQIKHKRA; translated from the coding sequence ATGAAGCGTAAGGTAAAGTGGTGTCTATTATTAGGATGGATGATTGTTATCTTTTTATTTTCCCATCAGACGGGGCAGCAATCAAGTGAGAGTAGTGGGCTAGTTGAAAAGTTATTTTCTATTTTTCCTTTTTTACCGGATCAAATTTTAGGAGTGGAGTTGCACTTTTTAATTCGAAAAGCGGCTCATTTTACAGAATATTTTATTTTATATCTTTTAATGTTTAGTGTCTTTATAGATTATGCAGTTTTAAGGAGAGTGTTGCTTTATACATTATTTGGCGTTTTTTTATATGCCTGTACTGATGAGTGGCACCAATTGTTTGTTCCCGGACGAGTAGGTTCATTTAAAGATGTCTGCATTGATACTGCAGGTGGGACGCTCGCTATGGGGTTGATTTTGCTATCTTATTATATTCAAATCAAACATAAAAGGGCTTAA
- a CDS encoding YkyA family protein: MKKLFILVSLCITLMLMGCQGKTESKVFQVLNEHIKLQNECNRQYETLTELFSQETVLYNQLMDQGFEDFEQIKPLVDEGSQLVKEIESQLQDYQTCVDEASLDEKELGAVDSEPLNQLVSTYQIYEQELEQYTQSLISLNEAQQNFYEVINDQVSIATLDERITAINLAIDEANTHSMKEQEALENFNQLYKEYGKMK, from the coding sequence ATGAAAAAGTTATTTATATTAGTGAGTCTTTGTATCACGTTGATGTTAATGGGGTGTCAAGGAAAGACAGAGTCTAAAGTTTTTCAAGTGCTAAATGAGCATATTAAATTGCAAAATGAGTGCAATCGGCAGTATGAGACGTTAACTGAGTTATTCAGTCAGGAAACGGTTCTTTATAATCAACTGATGGATCAAGGATTTGAAGACTTTGAGCAGATAAAACCTTTAGTCGACGAGGGAAGTCAATTAGTTAAAGAGATTGAATCACAACTTCAGGATTATCAAACATGTGTTGATGAAGCAAGTTTAGATGAAAAGGAACTAGGAGCAGTGGACAGTGAACCATTAAATCAATTAGTTTCAACCTATCAAATTTACGAACAGGAGTTGGAGCAATATACGCAGTCATTAATTTCATTAAATGAGGCACAACAAAATTTTTATGAGGTTATTAATGATCAAGTATCCATTGCTACACTTGATGAGCGCATAACAGCTATTAATTTAGCTATTGATGAGGCAAATACCCATTCGATGAAAGAACAAGAAGCATTAGAAAATTTCAATCAGCTATATAAAGAATATGGTAAAATGAAATAG
- a CDS encoding GNAT family N-acetyltransferase translates to MKTILAEKQAHFIDALTIRTLVFIGEQDVPVWEEIDDYDRFVPLFVIYEGNRALGTARIIPKEKGIYKIGRVAIRQEARSRGVGKKLMQDVMNYIKKETMAKEICLDAQLTAVPFYEKLGFNVYGEVFQDAGIDHISMSYKG, encoded by the coding sequence ATGAAAACTATTTTAGCTGAAAAACAAGCACATTTTATTGATGCGTTAACCATCCGTACCCTAGTATTTATTGGCGAACAGGATGTTCCAGTTTGGGAAGAAATTGATGATTACGATCGCTTTGTTCCTCTATTTGTGATTTATGAAGGAAATCGGGCATTAGGCACAGCGCGAATTATTCCCAAAGAAAAGGGGATTTATAAAATTGGTCGTGTGGCGATTAGACAGGAAGCCCGTAGTCGGGGTGTTGGAAAGAAATTGATGCAAGATGTTATGAACTATATTAAGAAGGAGACAATGGCAAAGGAGATTTGTTTAGATGCTCAATTAACAGCTGTTCCTTTTTATGAAAAATTAGGATTTAACGTTTATGGGGAAGTTTTTCAGGATGCTGGAATTGATCATATTTCCATGTCTTATAAAGGATAA
- a CDS encoding TldD/PmbA family protein, with amino-acid sequence MINIDLLFKAGYEAGLTDMEVYLVKNDNFSCKVFEQNVDAYSVSKTQGLSFRGIYQGQMGYTYTEKCDDSSIPFIISSVIDNASVMEKEENEQLYAGDKDYVKLELYHHSFNEVTALEKIEFLKAIEKACFALDPRVKSVDYCSFSNGASEVILKNTKGLDVSERQNFAYAYVSVLVSENGENKNDGDFIISTDFSDYEAESFAKKIVHSALSQLGAKKVKSGTYPIVLKNLVAGDILEAMSGIFSADAVIKDLSRLKGQIGKQIASSIVTLIDDPHLPNGLGSSSFDGEGVATYKKEVITDGVLMTYLHSLTTAKIFKTTSTANASRASFKSSVNISPTNMYIKPQASPLEDLLKAAFNGIYITDVQGLHCGLNAISGDFSLSANGFLIENGQLTDPVHEMTIAGNFFDLLKNIKQIGNDLEFGPSTVGSPTLFIQSLAVAGE; translated from the coding sequence ATGATAAATATCGATTTACTATTTAAAGCAGGATACGAGGCTGGATTAACAGACATGGAAGTCTATCTTGTAAAAAACGATAATTTTTCTTGCAAAGTATTCGAACAAAATGTTGATGCCTACTCTGTCTCAAAAACTCAAGGGTTATCATTTCGAGGAATTTATCAAGGTCAAATGGGATACACCTATACTGAGAAATGTGATGATTCTTCCATCCCATTCATCATCTCAAGTGTCATTGACAATGCTTCAGTGATGGAAAAGGAAGAAAACGAGCAACTTTATGCGGGGGATAAGGATTATGTAAAGCTAGAACTTTACCATCATTCCTTTAATGAGGTAACCGCATTAGAAAAGATTGAGTTCTTAAAGGCCATAGAAAAAGCATGTTTTGCTTTGGACCCACGCGTTAAATCGGTTGACTATTGCTCTTTCTCAAATGGTGCAAGTGAAGTGATTCTAAAAAATACAAAAGGGCTTGATGTGAGTGAGCGACAAAATTTTGCTTACGCTTATGTTAGCGTCCTTGTAAGTGAAAATGGCGAAAACAAAAATGATGGTGATTTTATTATTAGTACAGACTTTAGCGATTACGAAGCAGAGTCTTTCGCAAAAAAAATCGTCCATTCTGCCCTTTCGCAGCTGGGTGCTAAAAAGGTCAAATCTGGAACCTATCCGATTGTCTTAAAAAACTTAGTAGCCGGTGATATTTTAGAGGCCATGAGTGGTATCTTCTCAGCGGATGCAGTCATTAAAGACCTCTCACGATTAAAAGGACAGATTGGAAAGCAAATTGCAAGCTCCATCGTTACCCTCATTGACGACCCGCATCTTCCAAATGGTTTAGGAAGTTCTTCCTTTGATGGAGAAGGTGTAGCAACCTATAAAAAGGAAGTCATCACCGATGGTGTCTTAATGACCTATCTCCACTCATTAACAACAGCGAAGATTTTTAAGACGACCTCTACTGCCAACGCTTCACGAGCAAGCTTTAAAAGTTCCGTTAACATTTCACCAACCAATATGTACATCAAGCCTCAGGCCTCTCCATTAGAAGACCTTCTAAAAGCGGCGTTCAATGGAATTTACATCACGGATGTGCAAGGACTTCATTGCGGATTAAATGCCATTTCCGGCGATTTTTCTTTATCAGCAAATGGCTTTTTAATCGAAAATGGACAATTAACGGATCCTGTTCATGAAATGACCATTGCCGGAAATTTCTTTGACTTATTAAAAAACATCAAACAAATTGGAAATGATCTCGAATTTGGACCTTCAACGGTTGGTTCTCCAACCCTGTTTATTCAGTCATTAGCAGTTGCAGGCGAATAA
- a CDS encoding TldD/PmbA family protein, which yields MLNEALINDVLDEAMSYGADFAELYVEQTQTQSMDLVGGKVDKANRGQDFGIGIRLFQGTNSVYGYTNDASRDNLLKTTREIASALIGPVLKKPLNLVRQNIMNQHLVQTDLNDVPASRRVEKLRQISQVIKDYHPSISQSAAGLSERKQHVLIANTEGTLVEDTRVYTRLSIRAVASNGSEMQTGAYGPGALQGFEFVENLDTDFFANDAARQAVTMLNAGLCPSGKMPVVMDNGFGGVIFHEACGHGLEASSVAKGLSVFSNKLGEQIASPVVTAIDDGTIKNAWGSLNVDDEGTPTQRKVLIENGILKSYMIDKLNGRRMNMASTGSGRRQNYRFAPTSRMTNTFIANGNHTLDEMIKNTEYGLYAKSMGGGSVNPGTGDFNFAVNEGYIIRNGKIAEPIRGAMLIGNGPEILHQIDMVGNNLSRAQGMCGAASGSIPTDVGQPAIRVKEITVGGAKGE from the coding sequence ATGTTAAACGAAGCCTTAATTAACGATGTTTTGGATGAGGCGATGTCCTATGGGGCAGATTTCGCTGAACTTTACGTCGAACAAACACAAACCCAATCAATGGATTTAGTAGGCGGCAAAGTAGATAAAGCAAATCGAGGCCAAGATTTTGGAATTGGAATTCGACTTTTTCAAGGAACAAATTCAGTTTACGGATATACAAATGATGCCTCACGCGATAATCTATTAAAAACAACGCGTGAAATTGCCTCTGCTCTAATCGGCCCTGTGTTAAAAAAACCATTAAATTTAGTACGTCAAAACATCATGAATCAGCACCTTGTCCAAACTGATTTAAACGATGTTCCCGCCTCGCGTCGAGTCGAAAAATTACGTCAAATTAGCCAAGTGATTAAAGACTATCATCCATCTATTAGTCAAAGCGCTGCTGGTCTTTCTGAAAGAAAACAACACGTACTGATCGCCAATACTGAAGGAACCCTTGTTGAAGACACGCGCGTCTATACACGATTATCCATCCGCGCTGTCGCCTCTAATGGCTCAGAAATGCAAACAGGGGCATACGGCCCTGGTGCCTTACAGGGGTTTGAGTTTGTCGAGAATTTGGATACTGATTTCTTTGCAAACGACGCAGCCCGCCAAGCTGTCACAATGTTAAATGCTGGTCTTTGTCCAAGTGGAAAAATGCCAGTTGTCATGGATAATGGATTTGGTGGTGTCATTTTCCATGAGGCGTGTGGACACGGTTTAGAAGCTAGTTCCGTTGCTAAAGGGCTCTCTGTTTTTTCAAATAAGCTCGGTGAGCAAATTGCAAGTCCCGTTGTCACAGCAATCGATGACGGTACGATTAAAAATGCATGGGGATCGTTAAATGTCGATGACGAGGGAACCCCCACACAACGAAAAGTATTAATTGAAAACGGGATCTTAAAAAGTTATATGATTGATAAACTAAATGGTCGCCGAATGAATATGGCATCAACAGGTTCTGGACGACGCCAAAACTATCGATTTGCACCGACTTCTCGTATGACAAATACCTTTATTGCCAATGGTAATCATACCTTGGATGAAATGATTAAAAATACGGAGTACGGTCTCTATGCAAAAAGTATGGGTGGCGGTTCTGTGAACCCTGGAACAGGTGACTTTAATTTCGCCGTGAATGAAGGATACATTATCCGTAATGGAAAAATTGCAGAACCTATCCGTGGTGCGATGTTAATCGGAAATGGACCTGAAATTTTACATCAAATCGATATGGTAGGAAATAATTTATCCCGTGCCCAGGGAATGTGTGGGGCAGCCAGTGGTTCTATTCCAACCGATGTCGGGCAGCCTGCTATTCGTGTGAAAGAAATTACCGTTGGTGGTGCAAAGGGGGAATAA
- a CDS encoding MurR/RpiR family transcriptional regulator, with amino-acid sequence MFTCQEIKSFNALELEVYNYIMRHQDQVVEMKIRELADATHVSTTTILRFCKKIGCNGYSEFKLKYRMYLNQEDKRIQSADTAILLDFINRVELEEFNQKLDEVAGLIYYAQKIIFIGIGNSGILAKYGARYFSGVGKLAQYIDDPFYPVPPGYYDASVIIALSVSGESNETINQLKRFTGFNCATVAITSSEKNTISKISDLTISYNFPLERTSVELDLTTQVPVLHILEKLGKKVQSLSFNKAI; translated from the coding sequence ATGTTTACTTGTCAGGAAATTAAATCATTTAATGCGCTAGAGTTAGAGGTTTATAACTATATTATGAGACATCAAGATCAGGTCGTAGAGATGAAGATAAGGGAACTAGCAGATGCTACCCATGTATCGACGACCACCATTTTACGTTTTTGTAAGAAAATTGGATGCAATGGATATTCTGAGTTTAAATTAAAATACAGAATGTATTTGAATCAGGAAGACAAACGAATCCAGTCTGCCGACACTGCTATCTTATTAGATTTTATAAATCGAGTGGAATTAGAAGAGTTTAATCAAAAATTAGATGAGGTAGCGGGGTTAATTTACTACGCACAAAAAATTATTTTTATTGGTATTGGAAATTCAGGGATATTAGCTAAATATGGTGCGCGATATTTTTCAGGAGTCGGAAAGTTAGCCCAGTATATTGATGATCCATTTTATCCAGTACCTCCGGGCTATTATGATGCATCTGTTATTATTGCGCTCTCTGTTTCCGGAGAAAGTAATGAGACAATTAACCAGTTAAAACGATTTACGGGTTTTAACTGTGCAACCGTAGCTATTACTAGCAGTGAAAAAAATACGATTTCTAAAATTTCTGATCTGACAATTAGTTATAACTTTCCGTTAGAGCGAACGTCTGTAGAGTTAGATCTAACAACGCAAGTACCGGTCCTACATATTTTAGAAAAGTTAGGTAAAAAAGTTCAATCACTTTCTTTCAATAAGGCTATATAA
- a CDS encoding 6-phospho-beta-glucosidase, giving the protein MSSSFGKDFLWGGAVAAHQLEGAWNKEGKGISIADVMTAGSHDIRREITDGVLEGKYYPNHTGIDFYSRYKEDIALFAEMGFKCFRTSIAWSRIFPNGDELEPNEAGLKFYDDLFDELLKYQIEPIITLSHFEMPYYLVKEYGGFRNRKCIDFFVRYAETVMRRYKDKVKYWMTFNEINNQADFEEDIFPFCNSGILFHEGDNREEVVYQAVHHELVASARVVKIGHQINPNFKIGCMMAMVPLYPYSCNPDDVMLCEEEMRKRWYYADVHCRGAYGNYAKKWWKRKGLNIVMEPGDEQILKEGTVDFIGLSYYMSGAIKAHLENKGDVAFKNFIKNPYIQESDWGWQIDPVGLRYTLNLLYDRYQLPLFIVENGFGAVDQQLESGEIRDDYRIEYLKTHIRELQKAIELDGVDVIGYMPWGCIDLISFGTGEMKKRYGFIYVDRDNEGNGTLARYKKLSFNWYQQVIKSNGTVL; this is encoded by the coding sequence ATGTCTAGTTCATTTGGAAAAGATTTTTTATGGGGAGGGGCTGTAGCTGCTCATCAACTTGAGGGTGCGTGGAATAAAGAGGGAAAAGGGATTAGTATTGCAGATGTTATGACAGCAGGTTCGCACGACATTCGTCGAGAAATTACTGATGGAGTGTTGGAGGGAAAGTATTATCCTAATCATACGGGGATTGATTTTTATTCGCGATATAAAGAGGATATTGCCTTATTTGCCGAAATGGGTTTTAAGTGTTTTAGAACATCGATTGCCTGGTCAAGAATTTTTCCAAATGGAGATGAGTTAGAGCCAAATGAAGCGGGATTAAAGTTTTATGATGATTTATTTGATGAATTATTGAAGTATCAAATTGAACCGATTATTACACTTTCTCATTTTGAGATGCCTTATTATTTAGTAAAAGAGTATGGAGGTTTTAGGAATAGAAAGTGTATTGATTTCTTTGTAAGATATGCTGAAACAGTTATGAGACGGTATAAGGACAAGGTAAAATACTGGATGACGTTTAATGAGATTAATAACCAGGCCGATTTTGAAGAGGATATATTTCCTTTTTGTAACTCAGGAATTTTGTTTCATGAGGGGGACAATCGTGAGGAGGTCGTTTATCAGGCAGTACACCACGAATTAGTGGCAAGTGCTAGGGTGGTAAAAATAGGACATCAAATAAATCCAAATTTTAAAATCGGGTGTATGATGGCGATGGTTCCCCTTTATCCGTATTCATGTAATCCAGATGATGTCATGCTTTGTGAAGAAGAGATGCGAAAACGTTGGTATTATGCTGATGTTCATTGCCGAGGTGCTTATGGAAACTATGCAAAGAAATGGTGGAAACGTAAAGGTCTAAATATTGTAATGGAACCAGGAGATGAACAAATTTTAAAAGAGGGAACGGTCGACTTTATTGGGCTAAGTTATTATATGTCCGGAGCCATAAAGGCTCATTTAGAGAATAAGGGAGATGTAGCATTTAAAAATTTTATTAAAAACCCATATATACAAGAATCAGATTGGGGATGGCAAATAGATCCAGTAGGACTAAGATATACATTAAATCTTCTTTATGATCGATACCAGCTTCCTTTATTTATTGTTGAAAATGGGTTTGGTGCAGTGGATCAACAATTAGAGTCTGGTGAAATAAGAGATGATTATCGAATTGAATATTTAAAAACTCATATAAGGGAGTTACAAAAGGCTATCGAATTAGACGGAGTTGATGTTATTGGATATATGCCTTGGGGATGTATTGATTTAATCTCATTTGGAACAGGTGAAATGAAAAAACGTTATGGTTTTATTTACGTTGATCGTGATAATGAAGGAAATGGAACATTAGCTCGATATAAAAAGTTATCATTTAATTGGTATCAGCAAGTTATCAAAAGTAATGGAACCGTACTTTAA
- a CDS encoding PTS lactose/cellobiose transporter subunit IIA → MKGNELISFQIISSVGTARSLYVEAIQEAKKGNIDGARQLIEDGVKIFVEGHRAHASLIQKEAEGEQTAFSLLLMHAEDQLMTTETLKIIAEEFIDIYQDKFNR, encoded by the coding sequence GTGAAGGGAAATGAGTTAATTAGTTTTCAAATTATTTCATCCGTTGGCACTGCACGTAGTTTATACGTAGAGGCCATTCAGGAGGCAAAAAAGGGAAATATAGATGGAGCAAGGCAATTAATTGAAGATGGAGTAAAAATATTTGTGGAGGGGCATCGAGCACATGCCTCACTCATTCAAAAGGAAGCAGAAGGAGAACAGACAGCATTTAGTTTATTGTTAATGCATGCCGAAGATCAATTGATGACAACAGAAACATTAAAAATTATCGCAGAGGAGTTTATTGATATCTATCAAGATAAATTTAATCGCTAA
- a CDS encoding PTS sugar transporter subunit IIB, translating to MLKIKLFCAGGMSTSILVKKMLESAEKKGIAVEIAAYPEAQMDQQTDDCDIALLGPQVGYRLKTAQQICKPKNIPVAVIPMIDYGTMNGEKVLEFALNLK from the coding sequence ATGTTAAAAATTAAATTATTTTGTGCGGGTGGAATGTCAACAAGTATTTTGGTGAAAAAAATGTTAGAGTCAGCTGAAAAGAAAGGGATTGCGGTAGAGATTGCTGCTTATCCTGAGGCACAGATGGATCAGCAAACAGACGATTGTGATATTGCGTTATTAGGACCACAGGTAGGGTATCGTTTAAAAACAGCACAACAAATTTGCAAACCAAAAAATATTCCGGTTGCGGTTATTCCAATGATCGATTATGGAACGATGAATGGAGAGAAAGTATTAGAGTTTGCATTGAATTTAAAATAA
- a CDS encoding PTS sugar transporter subunit IIC: MQEFFTNKVIPLVMRFVTLKGVVALKDGLLYSMPLTIVGSIFLLLANFPIQAVVDWLDSMGWIDPLNQAYGATFNIVALIGVVGIAYEYVKNEGYQGLNAGVLAAVSFVLTTNPYVVAENGTVVNNVIDKTWTAGQGMIAAIVIGLLVGWTYAWFMKHDIRIKMPAGVPEGVANSFTALIPGFVIITGATLIYSFFKFVLDTTFIEAIYSFIQTPLQGLTDSLGGVIAVGLIIPFLWWFGVHGSTIVGGIMGSLLQSNSLANQAILDAGLELTIENGGRIVTQQFIDQFMTVTGAGLTIGLVVYMIFFAKSVQCKELGKLGGVPGLFNINEPILFGLPIVLNPFLLLPFILMPVISGIILYFCMSIGLVPLFSGVMVPWTTPPIISGFLVGGWKMALLQTAILTLSFFVYLPFIKKIDRMNYEAEKAAN, encoded by the coding sequence ATGCAAGAGTTTTTTACAAATAAAGTAATTCCATTAGTTATGAGATTTGTGACATTAAAAGGTGTGGTCGCATTAAAGGATGGGCTGTTGTATAGTATGCCGTTAACAATCGTTGGATCTATCTTTTTGTTACTTGCCAATTTTCCGATTCAAGCAGTTGTTGATTGGCTAGATTCAATGGGATGGATTGATCCATTAAACCAGGCATATGGAGCTACGTTCAATATTGTTGCGCTTATAGGTGTTGTTGGAATTGCCTATGAGTATGTTAAAAATGAGGGGTATCAAGGATTAAATGCTGGTGTTTTGGCGGCTGTTTCATTTGTTTTAACTACTAATCCTTATGTAGTCGCTGAGAACGGAACAGTCGTAAACAATGTAATTGATAAAACGTGGACGGCAGGACAAGGGATGATTGCGGCTATTGTAATCGGACTACTTGTTGGTTGGACTTACGCTTGGTTTATGAAACATGATATTCGAATTAAAATGCCTGCCGGAGTTCCAGAGGGAGTAGCCAATTCATTTACAGCATTAATTCCTGGTTTTGTTATTATTACAGGGGCAACGCTTATTTATTCATTCTTTAAATTTGTTTTGGATACAACATTTATAGAAGCGATTTATTCATTTATTCAAACACCGTTACAAGGATTAACTGATTCATTAGGTGGAGTTATTGCTGTTGGGTTAATTATTCCATTCTTATGGTGGTTTGGGGTCCATGGATCAACCATTGTCGGAGGAATTATGGGTTCTTTACTTCAGTCGAATTCATTAGCGAATCAGGCTATTCTTGATGCGGGCTTAGAGTTAACCATTGAAAATGGAGGTCGTATTGTGACCCAACAGTTTATTGATCAATTTATGACAGTTACGGGTGCCGGATTAACCATTGGTTTAGTGGTTTATATGATTTTCTTCGCTAAATCAGTTCAGTGTAAGGAGTTAGGAAAGCTAGGAGGTGTACCGGGATTATTTAATATCAATGAACCTATTTTATTTGGGTTACCAATTGTTTTAAATCCATTCCTTCTTCTTCCGTTTATACTGATGCCAGTTATTTCAGGAATTATTTTATATTTCTGTATGTCGATCGGGCTAGTTCCATTATTTTCAGGAGTTATGGTACCTTGGACAACGCCACCAATTATTTCAGGATTCTTGGTTGGAGGATGGAAAATGGCCTTATTACAAACCGCTATTTTAACTCTATCGTTCTTCGTTTATCTTCCATTTATTAAGAAAATAGACAGAATGAACTATGAAGCTGAAAAAGCCGCAAATTAA